From a region of the Panicum virgatum strain AP13 chromosome 2K, P.virgatum_v5, whole genome shotgun sequence genome:
- the LOC120691035 gene encoding G-type lectin S-receptor-like serine/threonine-protein kinase At2g19130, translating into MAPFFLLLISQILLCAAVDTINSSAPLSGVQQIVSKGNKFTLGFYTPPQGKTTSSSSNYYIAIWYSNIPQKTTVWTANSDAPVTDPTTAALTIGSDGNLVLLDQSKNRQLWSTNMSIGSNSIIAVLQDDGSLDLIDATNSSNVYWRSIDHPTNTWLPGGKLGLNKTTGVSQRLVPWRNTANPSPGLFSLELDPNGSTQYFIQWKDSITYWTSGPWNGNIFSLVPEMTAGYNYNFQFIDNATESYFTYTMKDNNIISRFIIDVSGQIKQETWVSATQSWTLFWAQPRSQCEVYALCGAYGSCNLDALPFCNCIKGFTQKIQSDWDLQDYSGGCKRRVPLQCQTNSSNAQSQSDKFYTMESVRLPDNAQTAVAASSQDCQVACLNSCSCNAYTYNSSGCFVWHGDLINLQDQYSGNGGGTLFLRLAASELPDSKKSKTVIIGAVIGGVAAVLIVIAIVSYFLFQKYRRERTLRISKTAGGTLIAFRYSDLQHVTNNFSERLGGGAFGSVFKGKLPDSTAIAVKRLDGVHQGEKQFRAEVSTIGTIQHVNLVRLLGFCSEGSRRLLVYEFMPKGSLDLQLFPGEKTALSWATRYQIALGTARGLNYLHEKCRDCIIHCDVKPENILLDESFVPKVADFGLAKLLGRDFSRVLTTMRGTRGYLAPEWISGVAITAKADVFSYGMMLFELISGRRNSDHGEECGTTFFPTFAASKLHEGDVRTLIDPRLNGDGNVDELTRACKVACWCIQDDENARPTTGQIVQILEGFLDVNMPPVPRSLRVLGESPDAINFFSDISSSQTSQTQNSTTTSQTHSATSGT; encoded by the coding sequence ATGGCTCCGTTCTTCCTCCTCCTAATCAGCCAGATCCTACTCTGCGCAGCCGTCGACACCATCAACTCCTCCGCGCCGTTGTCTGGTGTGCAGCAGATTGTATCCAAGGGAAACAAGTTCACTTTGGGCTTCTACACACCGCCTCAAGGTAAaaccacctccagctccagcaacTACTACATCGCCATATGGTACAGCAACATACCTCAGAAGACAACCGTGTGGACGGCCAACTCCGACGCGCCTGTGACGGACCCAACTACCGCAGCCTTGACCATCGGCAGCGACGGCAACCTTGTCCTCCTTGATCAATCCAAGAATCGGCAGCTGTGGTCGACCAACATGAGCATCGGATCCAACTCCATCATCGCCGTCCTCCAGGATGACGGTAGCCTCGACCTCATTGATGCCACCAATTCATCAAATGTTTACTGGCGAAGCATTGATCATCCCACAAACACATGGCTTCCGGGGGGCAAGCTTGGGCTGAACAAGACCACAGGGGTCAGTCAGCGTCTTGTTCCATGGAGGAACACAGCCAACCCATCTCCTGGCTTGTTCTCGCTGGAGCTGGACCCAAACGGCTCAACACAGTACTTCATCCAGTGGAAGGATTCCATAACTTACTGGACCAGTGGCCCTTGGAATGGCAATATTTTCAGCCTTGTGCCAGAGATGACGGCCGGTTACAACTACAACTTCCAATTCATTGACAACGCCACAGAGAGCTACTTCACCTATACGATGAAGGATAATAATATCATCTCAAGGTTCATCATTGATGTGAGTGGGCAGATCAAGCAGGAGACATGGGTGAGCGCCACACAGTCGTGGACATTGTTCTGGGCCCAGCCACGGTCACAGTGTGAGGTGTATGCTCTCTGTGGGGCATATGGCAGTTGCAACCTTGATGCCCTGCCGTTCTGCAACTGTATCAAGGGGTTCACTCAGAAAATTCAGAGTGATTGGGACCTCCAGGATTACAGTGGTGGGTGCAAACGGAGAGTACCACTGCAGTGCCAGACCAATTCTAGCAATGCACAGTCTCAGTCTGATAAGTTCTACACCATGGAAAGTGTGAGGCTACCTGATAATGCTCAGACTGCTGTGGCTGCTAGTTCTCAAGACTGTCAAGTGGCTTGTCTGAATAGTTGTTCTTGTAATGCATACACTTACAATAGTAGCGGCTGCTTTGTTTGGCATGGGGACCTCATTAACCTCCAAGACCAATACAGTGGAAATGGAGGAGGCACGCTCTTCCTCAGGCTTGCAGCTTCTGAGCTGCCAGACTCCAAAAAGAGCAAGACAGTGATCATAGGCGCAGTTATTGGAGGAGTTGCTGCAGTTTTAATAGTCATTGCTATTGTATCATACTTCCTATTTCAGAAATACCGCCGAGAGAGAACTCTTCGGATATCCAAGACTGCTGGGGGCACACTGATCGCCTTTAGGTACAGTGATCTGCAGCATGTCACTAACAACTTCTCGGAGAGGCTTGGTGGAGGTGCCTTTGGCTCAGTGTTCAAAGGGAAGCTCCCAGATTCAACTGCCATTGCTGTGAAGAGACTAGACGGAGTCCACCAAGGGGAGAAGCAATTCCGTGCTGAGGTGAGCACCATTGGGACAATCCAGCATGTCAATTTGGTCCGCTTGCTTGGATTTTGCTCTGAAGGATCACGGAGGCTGCTTGTATATGAGTTCATGCCAAAGGGCTCCCTGGACTTGCAGCTATTCCCTGGTGAGAAAACGGCACTGAGCTGGGCTACCAGGTACCAGATAGCACTTGGAACAGCAAGAGGCTTAAATTACCTGCACGAAAAGTGTAGGGATTGCATTATACATTGTGATGTGAAGCCAGAAAACATACTCTTGGATGAGTCATTTGTGCCAAAAGTTGCTGATTTTGGTCTAGCCAAGCTCTTAGGCAGAGACTTCAGTCGTGTATTGACAACAATGAGAGGAACAAGGGGTTACCTCGCACCTGAATGGATCAGTGGTGTGGCAATAACAGCAAAGGCAGATGTCTTTAGCTATGGTATGATGCTCTTCGAACTCATATCAGGCAGGAGAAATTCTGATCACGGAGAAGAGTGTGGAACcaccttcttcccaacctttgCTGCAAGCAAGCTTCATGAAGGGGATGTACGGACCTTGATAGACCCCAGGCTGAATGGAGATGGAAATGTTGATGAACTCACAAGAGCTTGTAAGGTTGCCTGTTGGTGCATCCAAGATGATGAAAATGCAAGACCCACAACTGGTCAGATTGTTCAAATCCTCGAAGGGTTCCTTGATGTTAACATGCCTCCTGTTCCAAGGTCATTGAGAGTTCTTGGTGAAAGCCCTGATGCTATTAACTTCTTTTCAGATATATCTTCAAGTCAGACTTCTCAGACACAAAACAGCACGACAACTTCCCAGACGCACAGTGCTACTTCAGGCACCTAA